One segment of Nostoc piscinale CENA21 DNA contains the following:
- a CDS encoding DUF937 domain-containing protein, with product MGLFDQILGAVTNPNQQGSLGQLGGIINTVQQLSDRTGADASTIQSVLGIVGNYVRSSLQEKQATNGEGEVQTLVNQYAGTSPNPQAVDSLFSFGMQQQVAEAVAQRTGLDAGTIQQLLPLIVPVVLNFLQSGANAQSGSNSVLNTFLDADRDGDVDIADAIRMASQYLGR from the coding sequence ATGGGACTGTTTGACCAAATTCTCGGTGCTGTGACTAATCCCAATCAACAAGGCAGCTTGGGTCAACTGGGAGGGATTATCAACACTGTACAACAACTGAGCGATCGCACTGGTGCAGATGCCTCGACAATCCAATCTGTTTTGGGAATTGTGGGCAATTATGTACGCTCTTCTTTACAAGAAAAGCAAGCTACCAATGGCGAAGGTGAAGTCCAAACTTTAGTAAACCAATATGCCGGTACTTCTCCTAATCCCCAAGCGGTAGATTCGCTGTTTTCTTTTGGGATGCAACAGCAAGTAGCTGAGGCGGTTGCTCAACGTACTGGTTTAGATGCTGGGACTATTCAACAATTACTACCTTTAATAGTGCCAGTAGTGCTGAATTTTTTGCAATCAGGTGCAAATGCTCAATCTGGTAGTAATTCTGTGTTAAATACTTTTTTAGATGCAGATAGAGATGGTGATGTTGACATTGCTGATGCGATTCGGATGGCGAGTCAGTACCTCGGCAGATAA
- a CDS encoding ABC transporter ATP-binding protein — translation MAEVGIQVKDLNFSWPSGEAAIKSCSLAVPKGEFWMLLGTNGSGKSTLLRLLAGLLQPQSGEVGVLPPVGFVFQNPDHQLVMPTVGADVAFGLVEEKLPPAMVRARVEEALGAVNLLQLQLRPIYALSGGQKQRVAIAGAIARHCEILLLDEPTALLDPDSQLDLVAGVQRLVKSRGITALWVTHRLDELNYCDGAFLLDKGSLVDWGEPQRLKQRLMKVNDESP, via the coding sequence ATGGCGGAAGTGGGCATTCAAGTCAAAGACTTAAATTTCAGTTGGCCTAGTGGTGAAGCGGCTATCAAGTCTTGTTCTCTAGCAGTACCCAAAGGTGAATTTTGGATGCTTTTGGGTACTAATGGTAGTGGCAAATCAACTCTACTCCGACTCTTGGCAGGGCTGTTACAGCCTCAGTCTGGTGAAGTTGGCGTTTTACCCCCTGTCGGTTTTGTGTTCCAAAATCCTGATCATCAATTAGTCATGCCAACTGTGGGTGCAGATGTGGCTTTTGGACTGGTGGAAGAAAAATTGCCGCCTGCTATGGTGAGAGCAAGGGTTGAAGAAGCTTTAGGGGCAGTGAATTTGCTGCAACTGCAATTACGCCCGATATATGCTTTGAGTGGGGGACAAAAACAGCGTGTCGCTATTGCTGGTGCGATCGCTCGTCACTGTGAAATCCTATTATTAGATGAACCCACAGCTTTACTCGACCCTGATAGCCAACTGGATTTAGTGGCTGGTGTCCAACGCCTAGTCAAAAGTCGCGGTATTACAGCCTTGTGGGTAACTCACCGCCTTGATGAGTTGAATTACTGTGACGGGGCTTTTTTACTCGATAAAGGTTCTTTAGTTGATTGGGGTGAACCTCAACGCCTCAAACAACGATTGATGAAAGTGAATGATGAATCACCTTAA
- a CDS encoding DUF362 domain-containing protein has protein sequence MAYKITSQCISCNLCESVCPTGAIKVEGTRHWIDSELCTDCVGTIHTVPQCKAGCPTCDGCVKETNDYWESWFAKYNRVIGKLTKKQDYWERWFDCYSQKLTLSNNKKADSTRVISECRV, from the coding sequence ATGGCTTATAAGATTACCAGCCAATGTATTTCTTGCAATCTCTGTGAGTCTGTATGTCCCACCGGAGCAATTAAAGTAGAAGGCACACGCCACTGGATTGATTCGGAACTTTGCACAGACTGTGTTGGCACAATTCACACAGTACCTCAATGTAAAGCTGGTTGCCCAACCTGTGATGGTTGCGTTAAAGAAACAAACGATTATTGGGAAAGCTGGTTTGCTAAATATAACCGCGTTATAGGGAAATTAACAAAAAAACAAGATTATTGGGAACGTTGGTTTGACTGTTATTCTCAGAAGTTAACGCTATCAAATAATAAAAAGGCTGATTCTACAAGGGTTATATCAGAATGTAGGGTGTGA
- a CDS encoding aminotransferase class V-fold PLP-dependent enzyme: MKCEELGFKLQSSSHQELWSLDSDVVFLNHGSYGACPKAVLAVQQSLRSQLEQDPVNFFGRKWEPLLDNARSKLAAFIHTDIQDLVFVPNATTGVNSVLRSLHFAPDDEILTTNHEYNACRNALNFIASRTGARVVVAQIPFPVESPQQIIAAVLEKVSPKTRLALIDHITSQTGLIFPIAQLVKELQARGVETLVDGAHAPGMISLNMQEIGATYYSGNCHKWLSAPKGAAFLYVQRDKQAEIHPLTISHGANSPRTDKSRFQLEFDWTGTDDPTAFMCVPEAIAFMGSLLPGGWIELMQRNHQLVIQARQLLCTTLQIQPPCPAEMIGSMAVVPMPVSLANQSHIWLHDELFDQFGIQVQVIPWTESPGILMRISAQIYNTLEQYEYLATALKYCMKQN, encoded by the coding sequence ATGAAGTGTGAAGAGTTAGGTTTCAAACTCCAATCTTCATCCCACCAAGAGCTTTGGTCACTTGACTCTGATGTAGTTTTTCTTAATCATGGTTCTTATGGTGCTTGTCCAAAAGCGGTATTGGCAGTGCAGCAGAGTTTGCGATCGCAGTTGGAACAAGACCCGGTAAATTTTTTTGGCAGAAAGTGGGAACCGCTATTAGACAATGCTAGAAGCAAGTTGGCAGCTTTTATTCATACTGATATCCAAGATTTAGTATTTGTCCCGAATGCCACAACTGGCGTAAATTCAGTATTACGTTCTTTGCATTTTGCCCCCGATGACGAAATCCTGACGACTAACCATGAATACAACGCTTGTCGCAATGCTTTAAATTTTATTGCTAGTCGGACTGGAGCGCGGGTAGTGGTAGCGCAGATTCCTTTCCCTGTAGAGTCACCACAACAAATAATTGCCGCCGTATTAGAGAAAGTTTCCCCTAAAACTCGTTTAGCATTAATAGACCATATAACTAGTCAGACAGGGTTAATCTTCCCCATAGCGCAGCTAGTCAAGGAATTACAGGCACGGGGTGTTGAGACATTAGTCGATGGCGCTCATGCACCAGGAATGATTTCCTTAAATATGCAAGAAATTGGGGCGACTTACTATAGTGGGAACTGCCATAAATGGCTTTCTGCACCCAAAGGAGCCGCATTTTTGTATGTGCAGCGGGATAAACAAGCAGAAATTCATCCCTTGACAATTAGCCACGGTGCTAACTCACCACGCACAGATAAAAGCCGCTTTCAGTTGGAATTTGACTGGACAGGTACAGATGATCCCACAGCTTTTATGTGCGTACCAGAAGCGATCGCTTTTATGGGTTCGCTGTTACCTGGTGGTTGGATAGAATTAATGCAGCGCAACCATCAGCTAGTTATCCAAGCTAGACAGTTACTTTGTACAACCCTACAAATACAACCACCTTGTCCAGCAGAGATGATTGGTTCAATGGCTGTTGTACCAATGCCTGTGAGTTTGGCAAATCAAAGTCATATTTGGCTACATGATGAATTGTTTGATCAATTTGGTATTCAAGTACAAGTGATTCCTTGGACTGAATCACCAGGAATACTGATGAGGATTTCCGCACAGATTTACAATACTTTAGAGCAGTATGAATATTTAGCAACAGCTCTAAAGTATTGTATGAAACAAAATTAG
- a CDS encoding N-acetylmuramoyl-L-alanine amidase, translating to MKFGIDIGHNSPPDTGARGIKIEDNLTLEVGNKVIAKLKALGHEVISCRPDRPSSSVKDSLSQRVNKANANRVDIFVSIHFNSFNGQANGTEVFAGSETSRKIAKPVLDEIVKLGFFNRGVKSGSHLFVIRNTNMPAILVEGCFIDSQKDINLFNSETMANAIVKGLTGQVPTTPVPPVPDEEQNVDTTTLRLQKALNRLKITDKNGKPLVEDNILGEITSSAVENFQKIVAISPSGVANTSTWNAINLILAKRIIRPNHAGGTVVRYLQYRVGVENDGVYGPQTEAAMKKYQQQNGLTADGIVGPNTWQKLIG from the coding sequence ATGAAATTTGGAATCGATATCGGACATAACTCTCCACCAGATACAGGTGCTAGAGGCATCAAAATAGAAGATAATTTAACACTAGAAGTAGGTAATAAAGTTATAGCAAAACTCAAAGCATTGGGACATGAGGTTATATCTTGTAGGCCAGACCGGCCAAGTTCCTCGGTAAAAGATTCCCTTTCTCAAAGAGTAAATAAAGCCAATGCTAACCGAGTAGACATCTTTGTTTCCATACATTTTAATTCCTTTAACGGTCAAGCCAACGGTACAGAAGTTTTTGCAGGTAGTGAAACGAGTAGAAAAATAGCAAAGCCTGTGCTAGATGAAATTGTCAAATTAGGATTTTTTAACAGGGGTGTTAAGAGTGGTTCCCACTTATTTGTAATTAGAAATACAAATATGCCCGCGATTTTAGTTGAAGGTTGCTTTATCGATTCCCAAAAAGATATTAATCTGTTTAACTCAGAAACAATGGCTAATGCTATTGTCAAAGGCTTGACTGGTCAAGTACCAACTACTCCAGTTCCGCCTGTACCAGATGAAGAACAGAATGTTGATACAACAACCCTCAGATTACAAAAAGCTTTAAATCGGTTAAAAATCACCGATAAAAATGGTAAGCCACTAGTAGAAGATAATATATTGGGCGAAATTACTAGTTCTGCTGTAGAAAATTTTCAAAAAATTGTTGCCATATCACCATCAGGTGTTGCTAACACATCTACATGGAATGCAATTAATTTGATTTTGGCTAAACGCATCATCCGCCCAAACCATGCTGGTGGAACAGTTGTGAGATACTTACAATACCGGGTTGGTGTGGAAAATGATGGGGTTTATGGGCCACAAACAGAAGCAGCAATGAAAAAATATCAGCAGCAAAATGGTTTAACTGCTGATGGAATTGTTGGGCCAAATACTTGGCAAAAATTAATTGGCTAA
- a CDS encoding neutral zinc metallopeptidase has protein sequence MRWQLGRRSTNVEDRRGMRVSAPVVGGGIGALLLSLVVALLGGDPRVILEQNNSPSDRPATELPQTPAKDQMADFVSVVLADTEDTWSEIFQQSGERYVDPKLVLYSDAVESACGFARSAVGPFYCPQDQKVYIDLSFYRDLKNRYNAPGDFAQAYVIAHEVGHHVQNLLGISDQVRSRQQRADEVEANQLSVRQELQADCFAGVWANHAQRSRQILETGDVEEALNAASSIGDDRLQKQARGYVVPETFTHGSSAQRVRWFQRGIQSGDPQQCNTFKAANP, from the coding sequence ATGCGTTGGCAATTAGGTCGTCGGAGTACAAATGTTGAAGATAGACGGGGAATGCGCGTTTCGGCACCCGTAGTTGGAGGCGGGATTGGCGCACTGCTGCTATCCCTGGTTGTGGCACTGTTGGGTGGCGATCCCAGAGTCATTTTAGAACAGAATAACTCGCCTAGCGATCGCCCAGCCACAGAATTACCACAGACACCAGCCAAAGACCAAATGGCTGATTTTGTCTCCGTAGTGCTGGCTGACACAGAAGATACTTGGAGTGAGATATTTCAACAAAGTGGGGAAAGATATGTTGATCCGAAGTTAGTTTTATATTCCGATGCAGTCGAATCTGCCTGTGGGTTTGCGCGTTCGGCAGTGGGGCCATTTTACTGCCCGCAAGACCAAAAAGTATATATTGACTTGAGCTTTTACCGCGATTTAAAAAACCGCTACAATGCACCAGGAGACTTTGCCCAAGCTTATGTAATTGCCCATGAAGTTGGGCATCATGTCCAGAATTTGCTGGGAATTTCTGATCAAGTGCGATCGCGACAACAACGAGCCGATGAAGTAGAAGCAAATCAATTATCTGTGCGCCAAGAACTCCAAGCAGATTGTTTTGCAGGAGTTTGGGCTAATCACGCCCAGCGATCGCGCCAAATTCTCGAAACTGGTGATGTGGAAGAAGCCTTAAATGCTGCTAGTAGTATTGGAGATGATCGCTTACAAAAGCAAGCTAGGGGTTATGTAGTCCCAGAAACTTTTACTCATGGCAGTTCTGCCCAACGGGTACGTTGGTTTCAGCGAGGTATTCAATCAGGCGATCCACAACAATGTAATACTTTTAAAGCAGCCAATCCTTAG
- the nifB gene encoding nitrogenase cofactor biosynthesis protein NifB has protein sequence MTPQVTGSSVTESTPTQAKSGGCGCDSKSSATVEMDEKLQERIAKHPCYSEEAHHHYARMHVAVAPACNIQCNYCNRKYDCANESRPGVVSELLTPEEAAHKALVIAGKIPQMTVLGIAGPGDPLANPDKTFRTFELIADKAPDIKLCLSTNGLMLTEYIDRIKQLNIDHVTITLNTIDPEIGAQIYSWVHYKRRRYRGIEGARILLEKQLEGLQALREADILCKVNSVMIPGINDQHLVEVNKAIRERGAFLHNIMPLISAPEHGTHFGLTGQRGPSQKELKSVQDQCAGNMKMMRHCRQCRADAIGLLGEDRSQEFTKENFLEMAPEYDLTKRQEVHEGIEKFREEIKAAKEKAKAGKQQIANNPKILVAVATKGGGLVNQHFGHVKEFQVYEVDGNEVRFISHRKIDQYCQGGYGEAATAENIMKTIADCKAVLVSKIGNCPKEKLHEAGIQTVEAYDVIEKVALEFYEQYVKELGNKK, from the coding sequence ATGACACCACAGGTTACAGGCTCCTCCGTTACTGAATCGACACCTACCCAAGCAAAATCTGGTGGTTGCGGATGCGACAGCAAAAGCAGCGCCACCGTGGAAATGGACGAAAAGCTCCAAGAACGCATTGCTAAACATCCCTGCTACAGCGAAGAAGCTCACCACCATTACGCGAGAATGCACGTTGCAGTTGCACCTGCTTGCAACATTCAATGCAACTATTGCAACCGCAAATATGACTGCGCCAACGAAAGCCGTCCTGGTGTAGTGAGCGAGTTACTTACACCGGAAGAAGCAGCACACAAAGCGTTGGTTATCGCTGGCAAGATTCCTCAAATGACAGTTTTGGGAATTGCTGGCCCTGGCGACCCTCTAGCCAACCCAGACAAAACATTCCGTACCTTTGAATTGATTGCAGACAAAGCACCAGATATCAAGCTTTGTTTATCAACCAATGGTTTGATGTTAACTGAATACATCGATCGCATTAAACAATTAAATATAGATCACGTTACTATCACCCTAAATACCATCGACCCAGAAATCGGCGCGCAGATTTACTCATGGGTTCACTATAAGCGCAGACGTTACAGAGGTATTGAAGGAGCCAGAATTCTGCTCGAAAAGCAGTTAGAAGGCTTACAAGCTCTGAGAGAAGCCGACATTCTGTGCAAGGTCAACTCCGTGATGATTCCCGGAATCAACGACCAACACTTAGTGGAAGTCAATAAGGCAATTCGTGAGCGTGGTGCATTCTTGCACAACATCATGCCTTTGATTTCTGCACCAGAACACGGTACACACTTCGGCTTAACAGGTCAACGCGGCCCCTCACAAAAAGAACTCAAATCAGTTCAAGACCAGTGCGCCGGCAACATGAAAATGATGCGCCACTGCCGTCAATGCCGTGCAGATGCTATTGGTTTGTTAGGTGAAGACCGCAGCCAAGAATTCACTAAAGAGAATTTCTTGGAAATGGCTCCAGAATACGACCTCACCAAGCGCCAAGAAGTTCACGAAGGTATTGAGAAATTTAGAGAAGAAATCAAAGCAGCCAAAGAAAAGGCAAAAGCCGGCAAACAGCAAATTGCCAACAATCCTAAAATCTTAGTTGCAGTTGCAACCAAAGGCGGCGGATTGGTTAACCAACACTTCGGTCATGTCAAAGAATTCCAAGTTTACGAAGTCGATGGCAACGAAGTTCGCTTTATCAGTCACCGCAAGATTGATCAATATTGTCAAGGTGGATACGGTGAAGCCGCCACCGCAGAGAATATTATGAAGACAATTGCAGATTGTAAAGCAGTATTGGTTTCTAAGATTGGCAACTGTCCCAAAGAAAAATTGCACGAAGCTGGCATACAGACCGTTGAAGCTTACGACGTAATCGAGAAAGTTGCTTTAGAGTTTTACGAACAATACGTCAAAGAATTAGGGAACAAGAAGTAA
- a CDS encoding DUF1825 family protein gives MGFFDSEIVQQEAKELFEDYQALIKLGNSYGKFDREGKKLFIEQMEAMMDRYRIFMKRFELSEDFMAQMTVEQLKTQLGQFGITPQQMFDQMNFTLERMKAELEKQP, from the coding sequence ATGGGATTCTTTGATTCTGAGATAGTGCAGCAAGAAGCAAAAGAGCTTTTTGAAGATTACCAAGCCCTAATCAAACTTGGTAACAGTTATGGCAAGTTTGACCGCGAAGGTAAAAAACTGTTTATTGAACAAATGGAAGCCATGATGGATCGCTATCGCATCTTTATGAAGCGATTCGAGCTATCAGAGGATTTTATGGCACAAATGACCGTAGAACAATTAAAAACTCAGCTTGGTCAGTTTGGCATCACTCCTCAACAGATGTTTGATCAAATGAACTTTACTTTAGAACGGATGAAAGCCGAACTGGAAAAACAACCTTGA
- a CDS encoding GNAT family N-acetyltransferase, whose product MSQYLFKRSFAENSDISDKLFDLLEIVFPGIRDGAEQIQRLGVSWESASTPFIKFQNDIAISHVGVLEIPMQIMSQTLTVGGIHAVATHPEFQRRGYYREVMTEVLKYCDQLYKTLVLTTSNPEFYTPFGFRIIPEYLFKTKCRVQAGSNGFRVLDIADDQEIELLHRLLEVRSPVSHIIGIVKEKPLFCFNEGGRSLYYAADLDLISCMSRENNQLHIFDLVASQIYPLTEILSRIPQTIEEVFIYFSPELLDIEKTEAFPHKLDDGVLMVRGEFAAEGQKFMLPRSGRC is encoded by the coding sequence ATGAGTCAATATCTTTTTAAACGCTCATTTGCTGAAAACTCAGATATTAGTGACAAGTTATTTGACTTACTAGAAATTGTGTTTCCTGGTATTAGAGATGGAGCAGAACAAATTCAGCGATTAGGTGTATCGTGGGAAAGTGCTTCCACACCATTTATCAAGTTTCAGAACGACATAGCAATTAGTCATGTAGGGGTATTGGAAATTCCAATGCAAATCATGAGTCAGACTCTGACAGTGGGAGGAATTCATGCTGTTGCTACCCATCCAGAATTTCAAAGACGCGGCTATTACCGTGAAGTAATGACAGAGGTATTAAAATATTGCGACCAATTATATAAAACTCTTGTCTTAACTACATCCAATCCCGAATTCTACACGCCCTTTGGCTTTCGCATTATTCCAGAATACTTATTTAAAACCAAGTGTAGGGTACAAGCTGGCAGCAACGGCTTTCGAGTTTTAGATATTGCTGATGATCAAGAGATAGAATTATTGCACAGATTGTTAGAAGTGCGATCGCCTGTTTCTCATATCATTGGAATTGTTAAAGAAAAACCTTTATTCTGCTTTAACGAAGGTGGCAGAAGTTTATATTATGCAGCAGATTTAGATTTAATTAGCTGCATGAGCAGAGAAAACAACCAACTGCATATTTTTGATTTAGTTGCATCACAAATCTATCCCTTAACAGAAATTCTGTCCCGCATTCCCCAAACCATCGAAGAAGTGTTTATCTACTTTAGCCCAGAACTGCTGGATATAGAAAAGACTGAGGCTTTTCCCCATAAACTAGACGATGGCGTGCTGATGGTTCGTGGCGAGTTTGCGGCTGAAGGACAGAAGTTTATGCTACCGCGTTCGGGACGTTGTTAA
- a CDS encoding pentapeptide repeat-containing protein: protein MWANLQGANLYEANLFEANLEGAILQWANLCRANLERANLERANLRGANLERANLEGANLERANLRGANLERANLEGANLERANLERANLERAIVEWPKLLPANFENEDITDFDDDDSNSNE, encoded by the coding sequence TTGTGGGCAAATCTTCAAGGGGCGAATCTTTACGAGGCGAATCTTTTCGAGGCGAATCTTGAAGGGGCGATTCTTCAATGGGCGAATCTTTGCAGGGCGAATCTTGAACGGGCGAATCTTGAACGGGCGAATCTTCGAGGGGCGAATCTTGAACGGGCGAATCTTGAAGGGGCAAATCTTGAACGGGCGAATCTTCGAGGGGCGAATCTTGAACGGGCGAATCTTGAAGGGGCGAATCTTGAACGAGCGAATCTTGAACGGGCGAATCTTGAACGGGCGATTGTGGAATGGCCAAAACTTTTACCAGCAAACTTTGAGAATGAAGACATCACAGACTTCGATGACGATGATTCAAACTCTAATGAATAA
- a CDS encoding type II toxin-antitoxin system PemK/MazF family toxin — protein sequence MIVNRFNIFLVNLNLTIGSEIQKTYPCVVISPKEMLLVFTS from the coding sequence ATGATAGTGAATAGATTTAATATTTTTTTAGTCAATCTTAATCTGACCATCGGTAGTGAAATTCAAAAAACATACCCTTGTGTAGTCATCTCACCAAAAGAGATGCTGCTGGTCTTTACGAGTTAG
- a CDS encoding NAD(P)/FAD-dependent oxidoreductase, translating into MVVTGEKNTQHQVVIVGGGFGGLYTAKYLANANVNVTLIDKRNFHLFQPLLYQVATGTLSPGDISSPLRAVFSKSKNTHVLLGEVSDIDPKAQKVMMGNQVIPYDTLIVATGANHSYFGKEHWKDLAPGLKTVEDAIEMRRRIFGAFEAAEKETDPEKRSAWLTFVIVGGGPTGVELAGAIAELAYKTLKEDFRNIDTSETKILLLQGGDRILPHISPDLSEEATASLRKLGVVINTKTRVTDIENDIVTFKQNGEISSIHSKTILWAAGVKGSTMGTILAERTDVELDHAGRVVVEPDLTVRDYKNIFVIGDLANFSHQDGKPLPGVAPVAKQQGEYVAKLIRRRLRGSTLPQFHYNDVGSLAMIGQNLAVVDLGFLQLTGFPAWVFWLIVHIYFLIEFDTKLLVVFQWAWNYITRNRRSRLITGREAFTEAPTTVKNSSPLLDA; encoded by the coding sequence ATGGTTGTCACAGGTGAGAAGAATACCCAACATCAGGTAGTAATTGTAGGTGGTGGCTTTGGGGGATTATATACAGCAAAATATCTGGCTAACGCTAATGTAAACGTTACTCTCATTGATAAACGTAACTTCCATTTATTTCAACCACTGTTATATCAAGTTGCTACAGGTACGCTATCACCTGGTGATATTTCCTCTCCATTACGAGCTGTATTCAGCAAAAGTAAGAATACACACGTATTGTTGGGAGAAGTCAGTGATATTGATCCAAAAGCCCAAAAAGTGATGATGGGTAATCAAGTAATACCCTACGATACTTTAATTGTGGCGACGGGTGCAAATCATTCTTATTTTGGTAAAGAACACTGGAAAGACTTGGCTCCTGGTTTAAAAACTGTGGAAGATGCTATCGAAATGCGCCGCCGGATATTTGGTGCATTTGAAGCCGCCGAAAAAGAAACTGATCCTGAAAAGCGTAGTGCTTGGTTGACCTTTGTGATTGTGGGTGGTGGCCCTACAGGTGTAGAATTAGCGGGTGCGATCGCGGAGTTGGCATACAAAACTCTCAAAGAAGACTTTCGCAATATCGATACATCCGAAACCAAAATTTTACTATTGCAAGGTGGCGATCGCATTCTCCCCCACATTTCACCAGATTTGTCAGAAGAAGCAACCGCATCTTTGAGAAAGTTAGGTGTGGTGATTAACACTAAAACCAGAGTCACCGACATTGAAAATGACATTGTTACTTTCAAGCAAAACGGTGAAATTAGCTCCATTCACTCCAAAACTATCTTATGGGCAGCAGGTGTGAAAGGTTCGACAATGGGGACAATTTTAGCAGAACGTACAGATGTAGAACTTGATCATGCTGGACGTGTAGTTGTAGAACCAGACTTGACTGTTAGAGATTACAAAAACATTTTCGTGATTGGAGATTTAGCTAACTTTTCCCATCAAGATGGCAAACCCTTACCTGGTGTTGCACCAGTCGCCAAACAACAAGGAGAATATGTAGCTAAACTGATTAGACGACGCTTGAGAGGTTCGACTTTGCCACAATTCCATTACAACGATGTCGGTAGTTTGGCAATGATTGGGCAGAATTTAGCTGTTGTCGATTTAGGCTTTCTGCAACTTACAGGTTTCCCAGCTTGGGTATTTTGGCTAATAGTCCATATCTATTTCTTAATTGAGTTTGACACTAAATTACTCGTAGTCTTTCAATGGGCTTGGAACTATATCACTCGAAATCGTCGCTCTAGATTAATTACAGGCCGAGAAGCGTTTACAGAAGCACCAACAACTGTTAAAAATAGCAGTCCTTTACTAGATGCGTAA
- a CDS encoding type II toxin-antitoxin system Phd/YefM family antitoxin, producing the protein MKLANINEAENNLSQLIEYALQGEEVIISQAGKTLVKLVRYSPAATPRTPGFWAEKVTMSDDFDVTPNEIINAFMGE; encoded by the coding sequence ATGAAACTAGCAAATATTAATGAAGCAGAAAATAATCTTTCTCAATTAATCGAATATGCTTTACAGGGTGAGGAAGTAATTATTAGTCAAGCTGGTAAGACTTTAGTCAAGTTGGTTCGTTATTCTCCTGCTGCTACTCCCAGAACTCCAGGTTTTTGGGCTGAAAAGGTAACAATGTCTGATGATTTTGATGTGACACCCAATGAAATCATTAATGCTTTTATGGGTGAATAA